The sequence tgtggaaaaaaacaataaaaacatagtaCCAAAGGGTGACACTTATACATGCAACAACCACTTTGAACAGTAATAAAAACACGTGCAAACAGTAGTGTGCACAGGTATTTTCAGGGATTAACAAATTTGAACAAAAGGTtgcattactttattttaaaaatgaatgagattTAATAAGGGGGCACAAAAGCATTTTGCCATCATGCAGAAATCCTGATCAATATGTCACTGTGCTCCCCTCACCGTGTGCACATCACAAAAGCAGAAATATAAAGTAACGGTAAAGTAATCAAGTGTGCACACACGTTTTGAAACGATCTTTTAAGCCAGTGTAGGAAAGATAACCATCCACTGtcatttacatccatgtctcACTGCATCAACTATCTGTCATTTCTGGCCATTTTGTCCTTGAATCTGTACAGCTACCCTCTTGAAAAGTATTCTCTACTCATTTGAGGTTTGTAGTCTTGACAAGGGCGAGTGAGACATCGAGCCATATGAGTAAGCATTAAACTAGGCATTCCTGTGTTTCATTGTGTGCTTCCCCCGCTCTTAACAACCTGGAGACTGCGCAGAAAGCGTCGGGAAAAAGTGCATGTGCAAGCAGAAAAGACAAAGTTCATAGAGCCGAAGTGCAGGATGTCCCgttaaggagaaaaaaaatcctccagaGGAGCAGAGGCAACACAAGCTGACGGACTGAAAGGACTGCAACCCAGAGCGAACGACATTTACCACACCTTAAGTATTGTTAACGAGTGAAAATGGGCTTTCCGACGATATTTAGTTGTCGTCGGATTGTTCTTAAAGTGTTTTTGGTTCAATTTATCGCCTTTCAAGCAACATATGCAGCCCCTTCGCCTATTATCAGGTTTCCTGGAGACGATACAcccaaaacagacaaagaagTTGCTTTGGTaagtttattgtgtgtttttcctacaGCTAAGAATTAATTGGGTCAGTCAGTTGTGAAGGACAGTTTTTAATCTTGAAGTTGAAGAAGTGAGCAAATGGGAAAGAGTTAAAACTTgatttttccaacaattttATAGAAATGCTTTGTTCTAGAGAAGTTAaccattttgatatttttctcctCCCAGCACTATCTGAACAAGTTTTATGGATGCCCACAAGACAGATGTAACCTTATGGTGCTTAAGGACACCttaaagaaaatgcaaaagttCTTCTCTCTCCAAGAAACTGGAGAGATTGATGCCAAAACAGTGGACATCATGAAAAAGCCCCGCTGTGGCGTCCCAGATGTGGCCAATTACAACTTCTTCCACAGGAAACCCATGTGGCAGAAGAAGGATATCACCTACAGGTCAGAGCATTAACATAACTTACACATTTTTGAATTATCCTGCAGTGTGAAAGTGTTAAAGTGAATCCTGCAACAGGCAGTTTGTTTGGATTTTAGCAAGATGGTCCATGAGAAAAGTAATAACATTAAAACTGTATCCAATAGTATAGCTTTTTTAGACATAAGGCATATAAGGACATCATATAGAAAGTTTGTCaattacagaaatgtaaaatagcttaacccccccccccccccgaaaaAAACTGCCACTAAATCAAACCATATGTATTAAGAAGAGTATTAGGATCAAGTCTGAGTCACACAATAACATCAGTTTGAATTTAATTCCACAGTACTGTTTGATGAGtgcagaaaagtaaaaatacaggCCCAGCCTGTTTGGTTTGAGACATGGACCACAGTTTGGCCCTGCCTTAATCCCCCCAACCCTCCCATCAACATCCAGCCCCCCTGCCCCCACCCCCATCCACACAGTACTGAAGCGCTTGCATCTTGTGTCTTGCTAACACCAGCATTCCTACACAGTATGTGTCAGgtcttttgtttgtgttctgtttGAGGTTTAGAACAATGTGGAATTGGTTTATTTATATCAGTGGTTTTGTGTGCCCCGATCATTCCAGCCcgtctgcctgtgtgtttgtaaggAAGACTGCAAGCCAAAGACAATAACAGCTAGGAGATCTTAGACTTTAAGAAAAGGACTGTGTGGGAAGTATAACAGGGTTTGTGGCTGAACACTGTTTCAGGAAGCATTTTCACCAAATGATTCATAGCCTGTTATTGGCTGCCTTCAGCTGGATTCTTTTCCATGATTTCAAGAAAAGGAACAAAGATCTCGAGATTGCTCTACATGCTTTGCTTTGAAAACTAGCCCGTGACTATCCTGATTGCATGTGATTGTGTGAATTGTTTGTCCTAAACTGATTTTCCATTCACTCTGCAGAATCCTTGGATACACTCCTGATCTTGATGAGGAAGTGATAAATGATGCTTTCTTCAGAGCCTTCAAAGTATGGAGTGATGTCACCCCACTCACATTCAACCGCATTATGGACGGAGAGGCTGACATCATGATTAATTTTGGCCGCAATGGTATGCCATGTATAGACAAATGTAATAATTCAGTATGTAGTAGATACTGTAcataatatttttcaaaatgttgcaCTAAAAAGAGTAAATTGCAGTAAATTGAATTACAAGTTACCACTATGGCACTCCTTTGGCAGTGCAGTCAGGTGAGGCTCTTCTCTAGTCCCACGGACACTAACTTCACCTAGCAGATTCATACCATGCAACctaaaattcatttaaaaaaaagattcattttATCGTAATGATATTATTTCTACAGTGTCTCAGTGTCCCATAAAAAAAACGCAAATTTCTCCCATTTCCTGATGTCTTGTGTTGGAATTTTGGAAACAGTGCAGGAAGGGAGTTTGAGATTAAAACTGAAAGATGTTTTCCACAAGGATTATCTAAGCACTCTGCTAACCAAGTTATGACTAAGTGAAGTTGCATTCTTTCAGGAGGATAAATAGACTCCAAGTTACAAAAACAGCTGAACAGAAGTTCAGTTCCTTGTTGACGGATGGTGAAGGAGCAATAACACACATGTTATTACAGCCACACCCCACCAGCttatattttacactttataAAATAATGGGAATTGTAGTCGTAGCAGAGATTAGTAGAGTCTTTCCAATGAAAACAACCATTAAATATTTACTGTCGGTGTAATGATACGTATCTCTCTCGTCTGACCAGAGTTAACCCTGTCAAGAATCCAGTAATTACAAtggaacacaaacagaaaccagCAACTGCAGAAGATGTGAAGCAGTTGTTttagaaacaaaaatattaaggaatatttttgatattttaacacacaagcacaaatgtcagaaatgttttcactctgttgtttttggttatttttatttcttcttgtaACTAGCCTTGCCCTCCACTTACTGACTAATAAGCTATTTCCGTACTGGATGCcagcagcaaaaagaaaaaaaatctctgacaCAATGATGTCATCAACAGAACATGGAGATGGTTACCCCTTCGATGGCAAAGATGGCCTCTTGGCTCATGCCTTTGCTCCAGGGCCAGGAATTGGGGGAGACTCTCACTTCGATGATGATGAGCAGTGGACGCTTGGAGAGGGACAAGGTAAAACAGAAACGAatctacttaaaaaaaacaattttaaagccTTCACTATTTATCACTAAAACTATTTGTGATTGGTGGAGCAGTAGcataatatttttatacatttattcaaaGTACAGGTGACAAGCAGTACAGTGTCAGATGTGTTGACAGTACATTCCTACATTGATGTCAACAGTGATAACACTAATTTGATTTTCAAATACTTTGTTTTGATTGTCTGAACTTTCTGGCACTCAGTATGACAAACCTCAGCCATCTGGaagctgaataaaaaaaactctgttgCACACATTTGTAATTGCACACATTGACCCAGATAGGTTCATGTATTTCCTGTTATTTAGATCCTCGTCTGAATTTACCACAGTAAAGAAGTAATCTATAAACCTATTTTCTCCAACCTCACTGTGCCAAAGAAGTCTCACAACACTTTTGTTATCATATCAATGCGTTTGCAAGATTTATCCCATTCACTAAAAATCATATGTGCTATAAATTCCATCTGTTTTCCTCATATTCTAGGAGTCTACTTGTTGCTATTTTGTTCAAATCAATATGAAAATCAACCTGCAGGAACTCAAAACTTGACATAGACAGGCAATCTGGGATATTGAACAAAATTATGGTTTTGGAAAATGTTTGACAGTAATATAtgaatgttttacagtaaattagtTATAATATGGTCCATAATCTTCTCGACAGTGGTGAAGGCGAAGTTCGGCAATGCTGATGGAGAGTTCTGTAAATTCCCCTTCCTGTTCATGGGCACTGAGTACAACAGCTGTACATCTCAGGGCCGTGACGATGGCTTCCTGTGGTGCTCCACCACTTACAACTTTGATGACGATGGCAAATATGGCTTCTGCCCCCATGAGTGTGAGTTTACCTTCTTATTCCTTTTTGACCTAACAATGTAGCATTGCAATTTGTGTCATTTAGAAGTCTTCCTTTAACACATTTTGCAGCACTCCGTCTGTATAGATTTGTAATACTGTGGCCCCACTCAACCTGCAGGGCTGGTGTCTTGTCCTGCTTGTATCTTACAACACCAGAAAAACATGCAGTAGTTTAATTTATTCACACTGGCCAAGCAATACTTCATATCAAATTATTCATATCAATATTCCAATCTGCTGCTTTTGGACAGAAAGAAAGTAGGTTGGAAAGTATGCCAggaaagtgttgttttttttgtttggagtGGATTATGGAATATTTCTTTCCAAGTTACTGCCCCACTTTAGAACTGGGCtttgtcaaacattttgtttatctgtgttaTGTTGCTGTCCATGGTACTAACATGATCACATGCCTATTACAGCTAACTGCCAAAGTACACATGTACAAAGTTGTTTTATATGATGAGAACATGAGTGAGGCAAGTTTGTACTGGGGCTGCCTGTTCTGTCAAGCTTTTACActgatgcaaaaaaaaccaaaagatTTACTCCAcctattttcatatttcttgtttctgtttttctctgagtGCCTTTGTCTTACATCATCACTGAAGGGTCAGAGAGTTTTAGTTGCTTGCAATGATCATGTAGGAATATGAGCGGATTCtttgtttcacatttaaagatgtaaaaATGTACTGTGTATAATGTTATGAGTTTTCTATaacacttctttgtgtttatttgtcgATATTTGTTTTACAGTACTCTTTACTCTGGGCGGAAACGGCGATGGTTCTCCATGTAAATTCCCCTTCACCTTTCAGGGAGAGAAATATGATGGATGCACCACTCAGGGCAGAGATGATGGGTATCGCTGGTGTGCCACTACAGAGGACTATGACCGTGACAAATCCTTTGGCTTCTGCCCTGAGACTGGTAGGTGGTGTCATATATCAGTTATGTCAGACTATTCTTTTCACACAATAGGACACTACCTAGTGCTTCAAGGAAAACGTTTCTGTTGTGCAGATATTCATATTTGTGTGCATACTAGCGTATACATTGTCCTTGATTATGTGTCCTGTTTATATTCAAGGAAATGCGCTTCTATAGATGCTTTGCGTTTTACTGGCAGGGTTTATTTTGATGCACAGTGTATGGTGCCCTGCCGTGTGTTGGGCTCTACAGGAATGCTTTAGTTGGAGTTTTCAGTCTTGCTCGTGGTCTGCAGAATGGCTGTGAAAGTATTTTAATGTGCAGTGGCGGGGCTTATTTTCCATTCTGTCAGTGGGACTGGTTTTAGAGTTGAGGTAGTgtaaaagagagggagagagacagtgagataGACTGAGAGAGGTATGACCACTGGGGTTTTCATCTGGTTCTAATTGAGCAGGAATGTAGCTTTGTTGTAAAGCCTTGTGTGATAGCTTGTGCTGAATAACAAATgattttcttaaataaaaaaaaaaccaacagatTGCCAGATTGAAAATGATCTTTCTTTGAAAGAAAATCAACTTGGGCGGGTGCTTCTTGGTAGTGTGCCTAGTAGATTAGTTATTGATGTCATGTGTATTGTGTCAGTGCTTTCATGATGCTGTTTTCAACATCATCTGCACTCGTTtcacaatataatataaaccaaATTTTACTTGAGAAATGTTGGCATATGAATGAGTTCATAAGACAGTGAAGTGAACTAAGTTCAATACACATTCCACTTTTACAGTTTTGccttttgttgcttttgttgcTTTCCAGCCATGTCAACAGTGGGAGGAAATTCAGAAGGAAGTCCCTGTGCCTTCCCCTTCACCTTCCTGGGAGACACCTATGAATCCTGTACCTCATCTGGACGCAGCGATGGCAAGATGTGGTGTGCCACCACCAAGAGTTACGATGACGACCGCAAGTGGGGTTTCTGTCCTGACCAAGGTATGGAGCAATGAAGGCATGGGCCAATAGTTTTTGTGGACAGTTCCTGCTATGGTGCTGCGAATAGCAGCCTGACTGGATTTGCCAGTAAAGACAATGCAGTCAATGAGTTCCagagagttaagatgaaaacaATGCATTAGTCACTGTCTTACCCTAACTTAAAGGACATTCACAAGTAGCAAAATGAAGCAATAGGTCAGATGAGTTTAAACAACTGTGTGTCAATCTGAGTAGTCCTGATATTTGAAATTTAAGTCATCTGTCCTTCCAAAGAAACTTATTTCTCTGTTATTATGGAAGCTCTTAAGGATGACTCTTATCTGATTTGTCAATCTTCAAATGTACTGTTTATAACAGGAAGATACTTCACTGTGTTGCATGTTTCCAGGCTACAGTTTGTTCCTGGTGGCAGCCCATGAGTTTGGTCATGCCCTTGGCTTGGAGCACTCTCAGGACCCCGGAGCATTGATGGCCCCCATTTACACCTTCACTAAAGACTTCAGACTTTCCCAGGATGATATCAAAGGCATCCAGGAGCTCTATGGTgagattaaatgtgatttatggCTTGTTTCCCAGACAGGGATTAAGCCTAATACAAgaatcaaaaaaagaaaatgtgtgatttttctAACAAGCCAGGAaagatgaatgtgtgtaaagtgtgtaatTACTCTCTTATTTACAGGTGTGCCAACAGGCAAACCTCTGCCTCCAACCCAGGGACCCGTCACTCCCATGGACATCTGCAAAGAGCCAGTTATCTTTGATGCTGTAGCACAGATCAGAGGAGAGACTTTCTTCTTCAAGGACAGGTAAGATCAGATCAGACAGGAAGTCCTAACATTATTTTGACCAGAACTGGACTTCAGCAAGTGTACATATGACAAATTAAGATCAAATGGATAGGAGCACCACCAATTAATCCATCCACAATCACATTTATTCCATGTTGTTTGAGTAAGCTGGCTCCAATGTTTTCATTAGCTCTAAACTATTGTGACGTCTTTTTAACTCTCGAAACTTGCGAGCACTGCAACATGACGATGATCTTTGGGGTGAACATGCTAACAAACCAATAACATCTTTATGACTTGTGCAATGAAAAGGGCAGCCGGCACAAGTTGGATTTCATAATCATTTCTTCAGTTTGACATGAGGTTTCCTGTTAATTATTGTTTCTCATATTGGAATCTTTTGCCACGTGAAGATTGCGGTTTACATGCTTGTTTTCTGATATGACAATTAGTTCAATGGATAAACAAGCTGTTCCGCTACTCATCCAGTTACAGTCAAAGCAGTCATTAGTCATAAACACTGTTTACACTCCTCCACAGGCGCCAGTGAATTGAAAGTCTTGTAAGCTTACTGTGTGTCTACTGGCTGACCCCATGAAGAAGAGGAGTTTCATGAAGCGCTGTGGTTTGGTTAACAGTCTTTGTGAGTCAGTGTATTTCCCGTTTGAAGGTGAACATATTCGTCACATCTGCTGAATTTTCTTACAAACAGATTTTCCAGGACATTCAATCAGAACAATGTGTGGTAGAAAAGAAACtgatacaaaatacaaattacaTCCTTGTTAGTTATGACATGTAAACGTCTCTAGCTATGCTGTGCAAGATCGACTCCTTGCAATTTCAAGGTCAACAGTGCTGTAGATCTGTCATGGCCGTTCTGGAAATGTGTCCAAAGCAAACAGACCAGCGGGCTGCTGTACCAAAGAGTCTAGTCTTTCAGTTAGCCTGGTTTTCCTCCCCGAGAACCTGGAGTTAGAAACTGGGAGAAACAAGCCACAATCCTGCTCACAAATCTTGCTTTAATACAGAATTACTTTTCACCTTGCTGTGGCTCTGTTCCACACGTTTGCAGTGATCGGCGGTGCAGCACAGGAACTCACAGAGCGCTCTGTGGACCATGAAACTTTGGCCCGTTGTTTGGAAATCAATCTGGGCTGAAACTTTATTCTCTGTGGTTCATGATGCTTTAGTAGTCTTAAGATTTAGAACAATTATTTTGAACTATATAACAGGCAGATGTATGTACCTGATTATCGTAATTGCTGATTTGCTTTTGTGGTATTGGTGGCTATAATATTCATTATATAATGTTCTATTTGATTCATAGGACTACGCCACTCTTTAGTTATTTGCAGCTGGGCCAATTTCAACGAATGTTTAAACTATCATAATCCAGAGCAATGGTTTTCAGCCAGAGAGTAAAGGCACATTGGTCTGCCATGTACAGTAGCTGAAATATGTCAGATATGTTGCATTTACTTGACTGAAATTCAGTTGACTTTTTGTATATTTACACTTTCTCAacatcaaaaaaacatttggcttCACGTTTTGGCTATGTCCAGCTGCTCACTGTGTTTGTTGGCTCTCCTGTGTAACTATACAAGTCTTTGTGCGATATTTTCAAGCAATTATTGATTTGATATGCCTTGAATTTCAGttgctacagtatgtgaaaatatgtcaaaGTACCAGAAGACTAAGAACTGGTCTGAGGGTGAGGGAGAGAAATTGAGGACAGAGTATTCTCAAGGCACTGAAGTGAACGCACAGTACAGTATATCTCTCCAAAGTCTGAGATTAGTTAAGTTTCATTATGGTCCTGTTGCGTCTGACCTTCACAGAGACTTAATGAGTTGCCTGAAGGCCATGTCAGGTTTGTAAGCTGCAGAGCTCTGGTACAAGCCAAGTTATAtaacttcaaataaaaagtaCTGACCTCTGGGCTCCAGGACTAATACACACTTAACTCTCCTATTTTAAAAGTGGGATTCCCCACCCTTTTCTCCCAGCTCAGCATATTTATGATATAGGACAAATCTTGTCTTGATGTAATGAGTAATACTTCTAGCACTCCCTGAGCTCAGCATAAAagtgtgtctttctgtctggAGAAAGCAATTATAAAGTCTGTCTCACAGAGACAGTTTGCCCAACCCACTGATTAAGTTCCTTTTGCATGTATGGCTGTATTTTTACTGAAGAAGTATTTTCAGTGGTCTGTTTCAAGTAAcccatgtgcatgtgtttatatCTTAGCCTGTAGCAAACAAAAGCTTTTTCTAATAGACTGCATTTCCTTAAAGCAGGTCAGCCAAGGCACTGAAAAGTACTGGGAACTTCTTTAACTGCCAGGTGGCCTCTCTAACCAACTTGCAACCCTAGTAGATCTCCACTGGACAGAAAGGAGACTAAGGCATAGGATGTTTCATTGAATTTAAAGGTTAAGAGAGTGGGTTTTGCATCCGTTTACTGCAAatcactttacatttttacacatcttTACACTTTACATTACTGCTAACAATTTTCTGCGGCATTATGTGATGTCGATTTTGATGTTTAAATTGTCTCCTAATTTAAAGacttacaatacaatacatCGTGGctgcaacattttatttcaaagtaGATTATTGTTGCATCATAAAGTAGTGCGGACCATTAACATCAGCCTGCATTACCGCACTGTAATAACATCACTTTGATAACAACAAATGAAAGATAAATTGATTACCTTCTTGAAGCATTTATATTTTTaccatacagaaaaaaatggaaccCAATTGCAGCTTAGAAGGCagaacaaaacaaggaaaaacacattcagaaatctaaaacacagacagtaccaatcaaaagtttggacacactttctcttcaagtgaatgggaaggtgtgtccaaacctttgactggcgCTGTATGTAATTTGGCTATATCCTGCAAGTCTGTCCCTTTGACCAGCCACTATCACTGCAGTTATGCAGTACACTTAGGCagatacatatattttttatttaatagaGATAGGAAGTAAAGgcagaaaagacagagagatgagaggataACATTAGAAATATGATACAGAGTTCAAGCCCTCTAGATATTGTTGCTACACAATATGAACTTAGCTTACcagaacacacaaaacaaaacaaaaaaataatgcaatttATTCTCGGCTAGTTACAAATTAATGTCTCCTTTTTCATTCCCACAAATGTACATTCTGTATGCtattcatgtacagtatgttagtGAAGTTTTATACTCATCttcattttatcattatctCAACTCCTCTTTGCTATTGGCAGATCTTATTCTTTTTAGAAAATAGGTCAGTGGAAAAGAGTTTGGGAAGCTGTCGTTGTTGTGCAGCTGTGTATTGGAAATCCGGGCAAGATGGGTCTTGTTCCGCTGGCGTCTGCAGCCTTAGTCCTAACGAGAACCAGATGCTCATGAATCAGGCCATTGTGGCTGACTCGGCCAGTGAACACTTGCACTAAAACCCCccttatacacacatacacacacacacacacacacacacttccctcaCTTCTTCTTCATCCCCCTCTGTCCCTCTTTCACTCACTCTCATTTCATCCCCAGCTCATCTACGTCACAATCACTCACCCACTCATTCTCTCTGTGCCAGGTTCCTGTTCAGGTCAGTCAACTTCAGAGGCAAGCCCAGCGGACCCACACTAGTGGCCACCTACTGGCCTGACCTGCCTCTCAAGATAGATGCTGCCTATGAAAACCcagtggaggaaaaaacagTCTTCTTCGCAGGTATGCTGAAGAAAACAAGGAACTGTAAAGAAACGTCTGATTTAGAGCTGAGCATTTATGTCAGATGAACTGTTCATATCATCCCTTTGCCTTTGTGGTGAGCAGACAAAACAGACAGTTCCACTTCTATGAGTAATGAAGAGGTGTCCTCACTCTTTTACCACTTGGATGCCTTTCCCTTAACGGTCAGCCATTTCTACTAACTGAAACATTAGGAGAAGCAGGAATGTTGGCTGAGCACTCCTCTGTGCGGTGTGCACTCTCGGGACACTTGAGATATTCCACAATACTTATTAGTGGTTCACAATACATTCTTTGCATTTTACTAATATGACAACCTTCCTGAATACTGATGAGATTTACATAACATATTTGTCAGCTTTGAAGATATTTAACAGCAGAGCTGGTTTGGCTTTTGGGGAAACTTGAAGTGATATGCAGTGCAGTCCACATTATAATATATTTGGTTTATAGATTTATAGGAAAATGGGATAATAACTTGAACAGACAGTTCTATGTTCAAATAAATACCTTGCATCAAGAAAACATGTCCTCTGTGTTATTAGCTGAAGTTCTACTTTCCTACTTATTCTTCTCTTCCAGGCAACGAGATGTGGGTCTACAAAGCAGATGACTTGGAGAAAGGCTACCCCAAGAGGCTCTCCAGCCTTGGCCTCCCCTCTGACCTGCAGCAAATTGACGCTGCCTTCAACTTCAGAAAGAATAGGAAGACTTACTTCTTTTCTGGGGACAAATTCTGGAGGTGAGGAGCAAAGCTTACACAACTACTTGCAAGCCTAAAACCTTTGTCTGACACACCCTAGCTTGCGCTTGTTTGTGTCATCACCTCTTATTACAGTGCTGGGCTACGTCTGGATCCATTTAGTGTTTAGTGTGACCTAAACTGCACTGTAAACCACAACAGCTCTGTTAACCCTTGCACAACACAGGAATTTATAGTGTTGACAGCTAactgttttatatgtgtgtgtatgagtgggAGTTGTGAAATACTCATGAAAAGCTTATAATTGCACTTTAACGTGTATTTGTGAACAGATACGATGAAAATACAAAGAGAATGGACCCTGGCTTCCCCAAACTTATTGCTGATTCCTGGAATGGCATCCCAGATGGCATCGACTCTTCCTTCAGTCTTAATGGAATTGGTAaatctttttcacttttttgtttttttttcttttacaaaatcTGTGGATTAAATGATTGTGTGTATTTGACATAGGTATTTGGCATCTATAGGTATTTAGAATAGTTATAAATGCATAAACTAAAGCCATCAGAGAATTAAAGAACTATAATTAAGTTTTAGCAGCATGGTCCTTTGCTACAAATTATACATATTAAACATTACTGGAAACAATTTTTCAAAGTGTACCATCATTGTCAACTGGATTTCAAGCCAAGTcattacagtataataatacgatgctaacatgctgaggTTTAACAGATATAATATTTACCATTGTTACCATGTTAATTTCACATGTTAGAGTGCTAATGTTTGATAATAAGCactaaacaaaaagtacagctgaggagGGAATTTAATAAGTTTTACAGGTACTTAAACCAAAATACTGGACAAATTAAAAGTTTGACCTTATTAAGGACGCTAGAGGAATGTCATAGGAACACTGaagttattatattttatcctgagagggacatgaatgtgtgtaccaaatttcatggaaatccatcaaATAGTACTCAAACCACAATTGTCAATCTCACAGTGGGACTAGATGAACCACGGAAATACCAAAGTTATGAAGTTTCATCGTCTGGGTTACCTGTGCAAAACTGTGTaccaatccatccagtagatgttgacatatttcactggataagtgaaaactttgacctgctggtagcattagatgaaaagtcattaaaatgtttcctaTATCTATACCTATATCTATATCTAAACCAAATTTAATGACAATCCATTTGATAGTTGTTGGAACATTTcgctaaaaaacaaaaaaattcaaactcTTGGTGACACTTGAGGAAAAAGGGAATGATCAAATTCATAAGGCTTCATCCTTTGGGTCTGGACCAAATTGGTGAACCTACCAACTGACAGACCAATATTGCATAGCAATACTAGAAATTAACCAGTGACCACATCACTTTGtgacaacatgaaacaaatgttACAGTAAGAGTTATATTTGCTGCTCTGGGAAGGGCTTACAATTTAGTGTAGAAATAAACCAACAATGATCCATCCTGCATCTACCCCTTTGTTTGAATCTTGAACAATAGCCGAGGGAAAGAGGATTTTGTAGAAATCGCCATGGTTCTTTGATCACAACATGGCTGGTGCTCTGCGTGCTACAGTAGTTGAGTGTCTGCAGACTGACATTCCTAGTTAGATTGCAGGCAAATCCAGTCAGCTCCATCTGCGAATCTGGCTCTGTGCCTCTGACAATAAAACTCCTCATATACCAGAACCAGTAAGCAGTGATGACGCCATCTAGCCAGAAATGAGCTCTTTAGAGGAATTGACTATACACAGAAAACAAGGAAGTAAATCAAGCCAAAGGGAGTAGTTCAGAAGTTAGGGAGTGATCTGTGGACTGATGTTGATAGAAGACAGTCAGAAGGAGAGATTTGCTTTATATCTCTTACACAAAGCTTTGATTCACTGTGAGTGAATAACACATGATAGTCTATGTGAAAGCCAGTATAAGGCTGTGAATTTTAGGCATGATACT comes from Thunnus maccoyii chromosome 1, fThuMac1.1, whole genome shotgun sequence and encodes:
- the mmp2 gene encoding 72 kDa type IV collagenase, producing MGFPTIFSCRRIVLKVFLVQFIAFQATYAAPSPIIRFPGDDTPKTDKEVALHYLNKFYGCPQDRCNLMVLKDTLKKMQKFFSLQETGEIDAKTVDIMKKPRCGVPDVANYNFFHRKPMWQKKDITYRILGYTPDLDEEVINDAFFRAFKVWSDVTPLTFNRIMDGEADIMINFGRNEHGDGYPFDGKDGLLAHAFAPGPGIGGDSHFDDDEQWTLGEGQVVKAKFGNADGEFCKFPFLFMGTEYNSCTSQGRDDGFLWCSTTYNFDDDGKYGFCPHELLFTLGGNGDGSPCKFPFTFQGEKYDGCTTQGRDDGYRWCATTEDYDRDKSFGFCPETAMSTVGGNSEGSPCAFPFTFLGDTYESCTSSGRSDGKMWCATTKSYDDDRKWGFCPDQGYSLFLVAAHEFGHALGLEHSQDPGALMAPIYTFTKDFRLSQDDIKGIQELYGVPTGKPLPPTQGPVTPMDICKEPVIFDAVAQIRGETFFFKDRFLFRSVNFRGKPSGPTLVATYWPDLPLKIDAAYENPVEEKTVFFAGNEMWVYKADDLEKGYPKRLSSLGLPSDLQQIDAAFNFRKNRKTYFFSGDKFWRYDENTKRMDPGFPKLIADSWNGIPDGIDSSFSLNGIDYSYFFKGNHYFKLEDSSLKIVKLGEITKDWLGC